One window of Acidobacteriota bacterium genomic DNA carries:
- a CDS encoding sigma-70 family RNA polymerase sigma factor, with amino-acid sequence MSVALSYQIELNLERPISIESATDHELVAATKEGNELAFQEIVRRYRNPITNFIFRMLSDYDRAIELAQETFLRIYANSHRYEATFSFSTYIYRIATNLAISELRQRKRRQMLSIFTPWRKNAESDDDEQMLDLPDTRPLQDEDLIDRERRLAVARAIKTLPEKYRAALVLRDVEGISYDRIAEILEISEGTVKSRINRARNMLREKLVAYI; translated from the coding sequence ATGAGCGTTGCTTTGAGCTATCAAATTGAACTCAACCTGGAACGACCTATTTCAATCGAATCAGCCACTGATCACGAATTAGTCGCCGCAACCAAAGAAGGCAATGAGCTTGCCTTCCAGGAAATTGTGCGTCGGTATCGGAATCCAATCACAAATTTTATCTTTCGGATGCTCAGCGATTATGACCGGGCCATTGAGTTAGCTCAGGAAACATTTCTTCGGATCTACGCCAACTCTCATCGCTATGAAGCAACCTTCAGTTTCTCAACCTACATTTACCGCATTGCCACCAATCTGGCGATTAGTGAACTCAGGCAGCGCAAGCGTCGCCAGATGCTTTCGATCTTTACGCCCTGGCGAAAAAATGCTGAAAGCGATGATGACGAGCAGATGCTTGATCTGCCCGATACGCGACCACTTCAGGATGAAGACCTGATTGATCGCGAGCGCCGTCTGGCCGTGGCCCGAGCCATCAAGACGCTTCCGGAAAAATACCGGGCGGCTTTGGTTCTGCGTGATGTGGAAGGAATCAGCTATGATCGGATTGCTGAAATTCTTGAAATTTCCGAGGGAACTGTGAAGTCGCGGATCAACCGCGCTCGCAATATGCTGCGTGAAAAGCTCGTGGCCTATATTTAA
- a CDS encoding PDZ domain-containing protein has protein sequence MSGLPGVGDLAKGQVVAQTAPAPPATTPPPAPHVVGATAQRRPPRQQQISARAPWIVNVAHVINLSEVADIYRKNQGIEVSPADAMPTSEVQLLNISTGIVIDSKGHVLVQLAHLNPEQASSNLTICTAADETLSAKFVGLDGVTGLAVLKIDGLDIAPPTFLSDTLALKSIQPDQHVFVWLPTFGKTAPRMKARSRALTPPRGRITPARVVEVSATQIEIRPEKPLAMRENVAGGIVFNEANQVVGLVQAEDGNIFQVVPMTMVNQAFRRILKSGRSVPRGWLGIGGKDIALLPAADRAQLKLSTEKGILVDTVLPNSPADKAGIKLWDVIEAVDGRPLGSLKDFLAFVGQRPAGSQFQLSLVRENKALEKMVVLGDREYAGTITAQKDPLLEAMKVQIDELQKVAIEMRARTNASQSTEESAQTTIELSKVETSLETAIKRYESRAQQNNLVIRNEMTVLGIVTTNLTRQLANFFGVTQTGVLVNSVETKGFLSQIGVKAGDIIVELNGQPVISHHQLNWVLNNQSLVLESISIVRKKQTLKFALNRLNQPSR, from the coding sequence TTGAGCGGTTTACCCGGTGTTGGAGATCTTGCGAAAGGCCAGGTGGTTGCACAGACGGCGCCTGCTCCACCAGCGACAACACCCCCGCCCGCTCCCCATGTGGTTGGCGCCACGGCCCAAAGACGTCCTCCCCGCCAGCAACAAATCAGTGCTCGCGCCCCATGGATCGTCAATGTGGCGCATGTCATCAACCTCAGCGAAGTCGCTGACATTTATCGAAAAAATCAGGGTATCGAGGTCAGTCCAGCCGACGCGATGCCAACCTCAGAAGTCCAGTTGTTGAACATTTCCACCGGGATCGTGATTGATTCCAAAGGACATGTCCTGGTTCAGCTTGCTCATCTCAACCCGGAACAAGCGTCAAGTAACCTGACGATTTGTACCGCCGCCGATGAAACACTCTCGGCTAAATTTGTTGGGCTGGATGGGGTAACCGGCCTGGCTGTTTTAAAAATTGACGGACTCGACATTGCTCCTCCGACATTTTTGAGCGACACCCTAGCTCTGAAATCAATTCAGCCAGACCAGCATGTTTTTGTCTGGCTTCCCACATTTGGGAAAACGGCACCACGGATGAAAGCGAGGTCACGGGCATTAACACCGCCTCGGGGACGAATTACACCGGCCCGGGTGGTTGAAGTTTCGGCCACACAGATTGAAATTCGCCCTGAAAAACCCCTTGCCATGCGTGAAAATGTGGCCGGAGGAATCGTGTTTAATGAGGCAAACCAGGTGGTTGGCCTGGTGCAGGCTGAGGATGGCAATATCTTCCAGGTCGTTCCAATGACCATGGTCAATCAGGCATTTCGCCGGATCTTAAAATCTGGCCGAAGTGTTCCCCGTGGCTGGCTTGGAATTGGTGGGAAGGATATTGCCCTGTTACCTGCTGCAGACCGTGCTCAGTTGAAATTATCCACGGAGAAGGGAATTCTGGTTGATACGGTGCTTCCCAACAGCCCTGCCGACAAAGCCGGAATCAAGTTGTGGGACGTGATTGAAGCCGTGGATGGTCGGCCACTTGGTTCTTTAAAGGACTTCCTGGCATTTGTTGGGCAGCGTCCGGCTGGGTCTCAATTCCAGCTTTCGCTGGTGCGAGAAAATAAAGCGTTGGAAAAAATGGTTGTGCTTGGGGATCGCGAATATGCCGGGACCATCACAGCCCAGAAAGATCCACTTCTGGAAGCCATGAAGGTGCAAATTGATGAATTGCAAAAAGTGGCGATTGAAATGAGAGCCCGAACCAACGCCAGTCAATCAACGGAAGAATCGGCCCAAACCACAATTGAGTTATCAAAGGTTGAAACTTCATTGGAAACCGCGATCAAACGCTATGAGTCGCGAGCCCAGCAAAACAACCTCGTGATTCGAAATGAGATGACGGTGCTTGGCATTGTGACGACAAATCTCACTCGACAACTTGCCAATTTCTTTGGGGTTACTCAAACCGGTGTCCTGGTGAATAGTGTTGAAACAAAAGGATTTCTGAGTCAGATCGGAGTCAAGGCTGGCGACATTATTGTTGAACTCAATGGTCAACCTGTCATCAGTCATCATCAATTGAACTGGGTGCTGAATAATCAATCTCTGGTTCTTGAATCAATTTCAATTGTGCGCAAAAAACAAACCCTCAAGTTTGCACTCAACCGGCTCAATCAACCTTCCAGGTGA
- the trmFO gene encoding methylenetetrahydrofolate--tRNA-(uracil(54)-C(5))-methyltransferase (FADH(2)-oxidizing) TrmFO, giving the protein MVSTQVSIIGGGLAGSEAAWQAAQRGINVTLYEMRPVQPTPVHTTSNLAEIVCSNSFKSDESNSAPHLLKEELRRARSLLIEIAEQVRVPAGAALAIDREKFSAEVTRRLSAHPRITIKREEITRIPADGPVIIATGPLTSPALVSEITRLTGDEQLYFFDAISPVVDAETIDYSVVFRAARYGKGGDDYLNCPMSKDQYETFVDALLVAEKVPHKAFEADSAKYFEACLPIDVAVTRGRETLRFGPLKPVGLIDPRTGEMPYAVVQLRQENLLADSYNLVGFQNSIKWGPQKQVLQLIPGLERAEFLKFGQVHRNTYINAPNILTNTLQVKHEPRIFFAGQISGVEGYVESLATGLIAGLYAADLVQHRSPVPVPRASAIGSLIHYISHCEPKHFQPVNITFALLPPLEEAERKKLKRKPERHARQIAIGLAAFEQWLTEQTQAKAVAE; this is encoded by the coding sequence ATGGTTTCAACTCAGGTTTCCATCATCGGTGGCGGTTTGGCTGGAAGTGAAGCCGCCTGGCAGGCTGCGCAACGTGGCATCAATGTGACACTCTATGAGATGCGCCCGGTTCAGCCGACCCCGGTGCATACAACTTCCAATCTGGCTGAGATTGTTTGCAGCAATTCCTTTAAATCAGACGAATCAAATTCGGCACCGCACCTTCTCAAAGAAGAGCTGCGCCGGGCCAGATCACTTCTTATCGAAATTGCCGAACAGGTACGGGTGCCGGCAGGTGCCGCCCTGGCCATTGATCGCGAAAAGTTTTCAGCCGAAGTCACCCGCCGGTTGTCGGCTCACCCACGCATCACCATCAAACGTGAGGAAATAACCCGGATTCCAGCCGATGGTCCCGTGATCATTGCCACGGGGCCGCTGACTTCACCCGCGCTGGTCAGTGAAATTACCCGGTTGACGGGTGATGAGCAGTTGTATTTTTTCGACGCGATTTCCCCAGTGGTTGATGCCGAAACCATTGATTATTCAGTTGTGTTTCGAGCGGCCCGGTATGGGAAAGGTGGCGATGATTATCTTAATTGCCCAATGTCCAAAGACCAGTATGAAACATTCGTGGATGCCTTGCTGGTGGCGGAAAAGGTTCCACACAAAGCCTTTGAAGCCGATTCAGCGAAATACTTTGAAGCATGTTTACCAATTGATGTCGCTGTCACCCGTGGGCGTGAGACGCTACGGTTTGGGCCACTGAAACCGGTTGGGTTGATTGACCCCCGCACTGGAGAAATGCCCTATGCCGTGGTGCAGTTGCGCCAGGAAAATCTCCTGGCCGACAGCTATAATCTGGTTGGGTTTCAGAATTCAATCAAATGGGGACCCCAAAAACAGGTATTGCAACTGATTCCAGGGCTTGAACGAGCGGAATTTCTCAAATTTGGTCAGGTTCATCGCAATACCTATATCAATGCTCCCAACATTCTGACCAATACCCTGCAGGTGAAACACGAACCCCGCATCTTCTTTGCCGGGCAAATCTCAGGGGTCGAGGGCTATGTTGAATCCCTGGCCACGGGGCTGATTGCTGGTCTGTATGCGGCTGATCTGGTTCAGCACCGATCACCGGTCCCGGTTCCGCGGGCATCGGCGATTGGAAGCCTGATCCACTACATCTCTCATTGTGAACCAAAGCATTTTCAACCCGTCAACATTACCTTTGCCTTGTTGCCACCGCTTGAAGAAGCTGAACGGAAGAAGTTAAAACGCAAGCCCGAACGTCACGCACGACAAATTGCAATTGGGTTGGCTGCATTTGAACAGTGGCTCACTGAACAAACACAAGCGAAGGCCGTCGCTGAATGA
- a CDS encoding VWA domain-containing protein: MGVQFGKTKVIGYGMGVLMIWLMWLALTSTAQAQVLPLPPDTTTPRKPKPTLSTQEDPSDLLIRSDLVTLLVTVETTEKKSLPSLQRDEFELLEDGVPQKIETLVQEVRTPLRMVVLLDISSSVRNRLKFEQEATLRFFREVLRPGDQIAFYAFNHDVVMRQDMTGDLRQLEAATQGLKAKGGTAVYDAVYQAAQKLSREKGRRIIILVSDGSNTISRVSQAKAIDEVRRSEAVLYGIYSAAQTSYDNFMTPRGRFTLQALCDETGGRVFPGSTVDELIAGFGQLTIELRSQYKLSYYSNNDAQDGKFRKIDLRVKRPDLKVRTREGYFAPKN, encoded by the coding sequence ATGGGTGTACAGTTTGGAAAAACAAAGGTAATTGGATATGGGATGGGTGTCCTGATGATCTGGTTAATGTGGCTTGCCTTGACCAGCACGGCACAGGCCCAGGTGTTGCCGCTTCCTCCAGACACCACAACTCCCCGAAAACCTAAACCGACTCTCTCAACCCAGGAGGACCCGAGTGACCTCCTGATTCGATCTGATCTGGTCACATTACTCGTCACGGTTGAGACGACGGAGAAAAAATCCCTGCCATCTCTCCAACGGGATGAGTTTGAATTGCTGGAAGATGGGGTCCCCCAAAAAATCGAAACTTTGGTCCAGGAGGTACGGACTCCACTTCGAATGGTTGTTTTGCTTGATATCAGTTCAAGTGTGCGCAATCGCCTGAAGTTTGAACAGGAAGCCACCCTTCGTTTTTTCCGCGAAGTCCTGCGCCCTGGGGATCAGATTGCGTTTTATGCCTTTAACCACGATGTTGTGATGCGACAGGATATGACTGGGGACCTGAGACAACTTGAAGCTGCGACTCAAGGGCTCAAAGCCAAAGGCGGGACTGCTGTCTACGACGCGGTCTATCAGGCTGCCCAGAAATTGAGTCGGGAGAAGGGGCGCCGGATCATCATCCTGGTTTCAGACGGGTCAAACACCATCAGCCGGGTGTCCCAGGCCAAAGCCATTGATGAAGTTCGGCGATCAGAGGCCGTTTTATATGGTATTTACTCGGCGGCCCAGACCTCATATGACAACTTTATGACGCCACGCGGGCGGTTTACCTTACAAGCCTTATGCGATGAAACTGGAGGAAGGGTGTTTCCGGGGTCAACGGTGGACGAATTGATTGCCGGTTTTGGACAACTGACCATCGAGCTGCGGTCACAATATAAACTTTCTTATTACTCCAACAATGATGCTCAGGATGGGAAATTCCGAAAGATTGATTTGCGCGTCAAACGTCCGGATTTGAAAGTCAGAACCCGCGAAGGCTACTTTGCTCCAAAAAATTAG
- a CDS encoding DUF393 domain-containing protein — MEPSSHTSSSLAFPVLLYDGVCGFCNHSVQFILRFDRQGTLRFAPLQSEFAQSLLNRHPHIKNIDSVIYVAPGSNGQSEQVFVRSTAALKIAAYLGGWWNIFWIGNLVPGRLRDLAYDVFAKHRYRWFGKHDSCLLPSAEMRSRFIGFS; from the coding sequence ATGGAACCCTCATCACACACTTCATCCAGTCTGGCCTTTCCAGTCTTGCTCTATGATGGAGTGTGTGGGTTCTGCAACCACAGTGTTCAGTTTATTCTTCGATTTGACCGGCAGGGCACCTTACGCTTTGCCCCGTTGCAGAGTGAGTTTGCCCAATCACTTCTGAACCGACATCCACACATAAAAAATATAGATTCAGTGATTTATGTCGCCCCAGGAAGCAATGGGCAGTCAGAACAGGTTTTTGTTCGATCAACAGCAGCACTGAAAATTGCAGCCTATCTGGGCGGATGGTGGAATATTTTTTGGATTGGAAACCTGGTACCAGGGCGCTTGCGAGATCTGGCTTATGATGTATTTGCCAAACATCGGTATCGGTGGTTTGGCAAACACGATTCTTGCCTGCTTCCATCGGCTGAGATGAGAAGCCGCTTTATTGGATTTTCTTAA
- a CDS encoding ThiF family adenylyltransferase, giving the protein MTSSFVIRPESNESPFDRQERLSWWKQDVLRQARILIIGAGALGNEALKNLALLGAGRLLVVDFDTISASNLSRTLLFRPEDVGRPKAELAAQRARELMLEPTARIQSLDADLVWDIGLGLFRRMDVILGCVDNDEARLAINRAARSVGTPWINAGIYELAGSVTVFSGTENSCFECNITSDQVADAQSRYDSCEQVKKRYLDAERLPTVQVTSALISALQVQEAVKLLHQETIECGVRLAYNGLTHGFHRIRLPENPDCLAHGTLSRIVESPAEAKTTSLGAFLDWLEHKFGTGVQIDLGRRFIEGIRCRSCHTWIELNRPAHRVFDDEVYCPRCRFGEENQEKVTFSAATDSSTYVKATTRISRHHLGDSPLASPMLDRSLWDLGIPQLHILSVTDASGQIHSVELTGDKQELLGDWDQ; this is encoded by the coding sequence ATGACTTCCTCGTTTGTCATCCGCCCCGAATCCAATGAATCGCCCTTTGATCGTCAGGAGCGTCTAAGCTGGTGGAAGCAAGATGTCCTGCGCCAGGCACGCATTCTGATCATTGGAGCTGGCGCATTGGGCAATGAAGCCTTGAAAAATCTGGCCTTGCTTGGGGCTGGGCGACTTCTGGTGGTTGATTTCGATACCATTTCCGCATCCAACCTGAGCCGCACGCTGCTGTTTCGACCTGAGGACGTAGGCCGTCCCAAAGCCGAGCTGGCGGCACAGCGGGCCCGTGAACTCATGTTAGAGCCAACCGCCCGGATCCAGTCTCTTGATGCTGATCTGGTGTGGGATATTGGGTTGGGCCTCTTTCGTCGGATGGATGTCATTCTCGGCTGTGTTGATAATGACGAAGCCCGGCTGGCCATCAACCGGGCGGCCCGGTCAGTCGGGACGCCCTGGATCAATGCTGGTATCTATGAACTGGCTGGGAGTGTGACGGTCTTCTCAGGGACAGAAAATAGTTGTTTTGAATGCAACATCACCTCCGACCAGGTCGCAGATGCCCAGTCACGGTATGATTCCTGCGAACAGGTCAAAAAACGCTATCTGGACGCTGAGCGCCTTCCCACGGTTCAGGTCACGTCAGCCCTGATTTCCGCCTTGCAGGTTCAGGAAGCGGTCAAACTGCTTCACCAGGAAACCATCGAATGCGGCGTTCGGCTGGCCTACAATGGGTTGACTCACGGATTTCACCGGATTCGACTTCCTGAAAACCCAGACTGTCTGGCTCACGGCACCCTTTCCAGAATTGTGGAATCACCCGCCGAGGCCAAAACCACATCACTTGGAGCATTTCTTGACTGGCTGGAACACAAATTTGGAACGGGAGTTCAAATTGATCTAGGACGGCGATTTATTGAAGGCATTCGGTGCCGGTCCTGTCATACCTGGATCGAACTCAACCGCCCGGCGCACCGGGTTTTTGACGATGAAGTGTATTGCCCCCGCTGCCGGTTTGGTGAGGAAAACCAGGAGAAAGTCACCTTCTCAGCCGCAACTGATTCCAGTACCTATGTGAAAGCCACAACCCGGATTTCACGCCACCATCTGGGTGATAGCCCGCTGGCATCACCGATGCTGGACCGTTCGCTGTGGGATCTTGGAATCCCCCAATTGCACATTCTTTCGGTTACGGATGCCAGCGGCCAGATTCACTCCGTCGAATTAACCGGAGATAAACAAGAGCTTCTGGGTGACTGGGATCAATAA
- a CDS encoding competence/damage-inducible protein A — protein MLQAEIIAIGSELLTPYRSDTNSLWLTSQLNALGISLRQKTIVGDDEQCLEDALRDALKRSSMIISTGGLGPTEDDITRKVFSRVLKRPLILHQDILDHIRKLFESRNMKMSSNNERQALVPRGAEVLRNPNGTAPGILIREGTQVIAMLPGPPREMQPMFTNYVRPVLEPLAGGKRLRQRVMRVSGMGESAVDNLIAPVYSRYTNPLTTILFNRTDIEIHLTASAQTDTEADRLIDEVAVQIEEKLGENLFAHQGETMEQVMALKLTVKGYTIATAESCTGGLLAMRLTEVPGSSNYFLQGVVSYSNQSKTDLLGVSPELIETQGAVSPEVAEAMARGIKQRSGATIGVGITGIAGPDGGSPEKPVGLVYIGLADDVSVSHKKLLLPGDRERIRWLTSQAAMDLVRRRYLL, from the coding sequence ATGTTACAAGCTGAAATCATTGCCATTGGCTCAGAATTGTTAACCCCATACCGGAGTGATACCAATTCCCTCTGGTTAACCTCTCAACTCAACGCTCTGGGCATAAGTTTGCGACAAAAAACCATTGTCGGAGATGATGAACAATGCCTGGAAGACGCACTGCGCGATGCCTTGAAACGCTCATCCATGATTATTTCCACTGGTGGACTTGGGCCGACAGAAGACGATATCACCCGCAAGGTCTTCTCGCGGGTTCTCAAACGCCCGTTGATTTTGCACCAGGATATCCTTGATCACATCCGCAAGTTGTTTGAAAGCCGCAACATGAAAATGTCCTCCAATAATGAGCGGCAGGCGTTGGTGCCACGCGGGGCCGAGGTGCTTCGGAATCCAAATGGAACAGCCCCAGGAATTCTGATTCGTGAGGGAACCCAGGTCATCGCCATGCTTCCGGGTCCACCGCGTGAAATGCAGCCGATGTTCACCAACTATGTCCGGCCTGTTTTAGAACCGCTGGCTGGAGGGAAACGACTCCGACAACGAGTCATGCGGGTCTCCGGTATGGGCGAGTCCGCTGTTGACAACCTGATTGCCCCGGTTTACAGCCGCTATACCAACCCATTGACCACCATTCTGTTTAACCGTACCGATATTGAAATTCACCTGACGGCTTCCGCCCAAACTGATACCGAAGCTGACCGCCTGATTGATGAGGTGGCCGTTCAGATTGAAGAAAAGTTGGGTGAAAACCTCTTTGCCCACCAGGGTGAAACAATGGAGCAGGTAATGGCTTTGAAGTTAACCGTCAAAGGTTATACCATCGCCACAGCCGAAAGCTGCACGGGTGGGTTGCTGGCCATGCGATTAACCGAGGTGCCCGGCAGTTCAAATTACTTTCTCCAGGGTGTGGTTTCCTACTCAAACCAGTCCAAAACCGATCTTCTCGGGGTTTCCCCGGAATTGATTGAAACTCAAGGAGCCGTCAGCCCTGAAGTCGCCGAAGCAATGGCCCGTGGCATTAAGCAGCGCTCAGGCGCAACCATTGGCGTTGGGATTACGGGTATTGCCGGACCTGACGGCGGCAGCCCTGAAAAACCGGTTGGCCTGGTGTATATAGGTCTGGCGGATGATGTTTCAGTGAGCCACAAAAAATTATTGCTTCCCGGTGACCGGGAGCGAATTCGATGGCTGACCTCACAGGCAGCCATGGATCTGGTTCGCCGCCGGTATCTGCTTTAG
- a CDS encoding DUF3352 domain-containing protein: protein MSLAKLFRSKYGGGVWLLLASLALLAGFYLVQSPQHKPLGTILPASALFVYELDQPVAAVTSLQQTAFWKTLVSVTGELPIPGEMNSSWWQSIPGLSFTEAGIWQNAQLAVVITDLEIGATPEPGQGTAELSLIPRWAVVVRTYASSSRTASLLQKYAPQLARKAFGPTPMVESRSIQGRTVVQYRSPGSSRVLLTVADKDILLLSNHEPALHQCLLVLDEQAPAIDTVAGYQKAHQELTASPSLGFSFITSHGLTQLALPGLGILPPKVTDSAQSLLKETLPRLTEGLALNTTIQDHQFVDQVLWLLAPQLVTALQAWVTTTLPSPRIVEVIPETGTGEYTFGQINHPTELVNRFQQLVSSQSSIVVSFALREVLNALGERYGIDPKESLGDTIGPEFGWVTMGADHSRIWILQVKNKVRLLPVIDRYLRIENSQLQNQSYQGVEIVKSSHPDQRAAMFVGDFLVFGPHPLLVQVCDAFQTGKTVVHSSTYREWQSRRIAQPWIWTSLSSDQAIFQETVQAIAKTVRPQSQAEISSQPSASSPFPTEITSSTSVLRPAGIYTERRSVLCLSLQLVGATLADTQSAQTTSALTGPSTTVGTPGTK from the coding sequence ATGTCATTGGCCAAACTGTTCCGCTCTAAGTATGGTGGTGGGGTGTGGTTGTTGCTGGCCAGTCTCGCCTTGCTCGCTGGATTCTATCTGGTTCAATCGCCGCAACACAAACCACTTGGAACAATCCTTCCAGCTTCAGCCTTGTTTGTCTACGAACTTGACCAACCTGTGGCTGCAGTGACCAGCCTTCAGCAAACCGCATTCTGGAAAACACTTGTTTCCGTGACTGGCGAGTTACCCATCCCAGGAGAGATGAATTCAAGTTGGTGGCAATCAATCCCAGGGCTATCCTTCACCGAAGCTGGGATCTGGCAGAATGCACAACTCGCGGTCGTCATCACTGACCTGGAAATTGGCGCAACACCTGAACCAGGTCAGGGTACAGCGGAACTCAGCCTGATTCCCCGCTGGGCAGTGGTGGTGCGAACCTATGCTTCCTCCAGTCGAACCGCTTCGCTGCTTCAAAAATATGCCCCCCAACTGGCTCGCAAGGCATTTGGCCCAACCCCAATGGTCGAGTCACGCTCAATTCAGGGTCGAACCGTTGTCCAGTACCGGTCACCAGGCAGCTCACGTGTGCTTCTCACGGTTGCCGATAAAGACATTCTTCTATTGAGCAACCACGAACCAGCACTCCACCAATGTCTTCTGGTTTTAGACGAACAAGCTCCGGCCATTGATACGGTGGCCGGGTATCAGAAGGCACATCAGGAACTTACGGCAAGTCCGAGCCTTGGCTTTTCGTTCATTACCAGCCATGGACTCACCCAACTGGCTCTGCCGGGACTCGGAATTTTGCCCCCAAAGGTGACTGATTCAGCCCAGTCTCTTTTGAAAGAAACGCTTCCCCGACTCACGGAAGGTCTGGCACTCAATACCACCATTCAGGACCATCAGTTTGTGGATCAGGTGCTCTGGCTCCTCGCACCACAACTGGTCACAGCTCTGCAGGCATGGGTGACGACGACCTTGCCATCACCCCGAATCGTGGAAGTGATACCCGAAACTGGCACCGGTGAATATACATTTGGCCAGATCAACCATCCGACCGAACTGGTGAATCGTTTTCAACAACTGGTTTCTTCGCAAAGCTCCATCGTTGTCAGCTTTGCCCTTCGGGAAGTGCTCAATGCCCTCGGGGAACGCTATGGGATTGATCCGAAAGAATCACTCGGAGACACCATTGGCCCTGAATTTGGCTGGGTGACGATGGGCGCCGATCACTCCCGAATCTGGATTCTCCAGGTGAAAAACAAAGTTCGCCTGCTGCCAGTCATTGATCGCTATCTGCGAATTGAGAACTCTCAACTTCAGAATCAGAGCTATCAGGGCGTTGAAATTGTGAAATCCTCACATCCTGACCAGCGGGCAGCCATGTTTGTGGGAGATTTTCTGGTCTTCGGCCCGCATCCACTCCTTGTTCAGGTCTGTGATGCATTTCAAACTGGGAAAACAGTCGTGCATTCATCAACCTATCGGGAGTGGCAATCCCGGCGAATTGCCCAACCCTGGATATGGACGTCACTGTCTTCAGATCAGGCTATTTTTCAGGAAACCGTCCAGGCAATTGCCAAAACGGTTCGTCCGCAGTCTCAAGCCGAAATATCTTCGCAACCATCCGCATCAAGTCCCTTCCCGACTGAAATCACCAGCTCGACTTCAGTTCTGCGACCAGCCGGAATTTACACCGAACGACGCTCGGTACTGTGTCTCAGTCTCCAACTTGTCGGCGCCACACTGGCTGATACACAATCGGCGCAAACGACTTCTGCTTTGACAGGTCCTTCGACTACAGTTGGAACACCAGGAACAAAATAA
- the pilM gene encoding type IV pilus assembly protein PilM: MFGAKRSLVGVDIGSSAVKAVELKAHKGNFELVAIGHVPLLSDTIVDGHIIDLNHVSDVISRIFTDQGIKTDQVGTSVSGHSVIVKKISVPYMSDEELQERINWEAEQHIPFDIADVNLDYDVLGRDPASGSMEVLLVACKRDKIAQYTQVIAAAGKKPVFIDVDAYALQNAYELNYQPMPTTTVALLDVGASVTSINVVRGNSSLFTRDVSAGGNQYTDLLQKELNLTFEQAEALKRGIPTDNGVQPEDAQPLIESVTDILAMEVQKTLDFWKATSQMGDSVQIDRILISGGSSKIRGLTAYFSERFGIPVERFNAFNSIKVNNKKFDEEYIKELAPNMAIAVGLACRCADL, encoded by the coding sequence ATGTTTGGTGCGAAACGTAGCTTGGTCGGGGTCGATATTGGCTCCAGTGCGGTGAAAGCCGTTGAACTCAAGGCTCACAAAGGTAATTTTGAATTGGTTGCCATCGGGCACGTGCCCTTGCTTTCCGACACCATCGTGGACGGTCACATCATTGACTTAAACCACGTAAGTGATGTGATTAGCCGGATTTTCACTGATCAAGGGATCAAAACCGATCAGGTTGGAACCTCGGTTTCAGGTCATTCGGTGATTGTGAAAAAGATCTCGGTTCCGTACATGAGCGATGAAGAGTTGCAGGAGCGGATTAACTGGGAAGCTGAACAGCACATTCCATTTGATATTGCGGATGTGAATCTGGATTACGATGTCCTTGGACGCGATCCGGCCAGCGGCAGCATGGAAGTTTTACTGGTGGCTTGTAAGCGCGACAAGATTGCTCAATATACACAGGTGATTGCCGCCGCCGGGAAGAAGCCAGTCTTTATTGACGTTGATGCCTATGCGCTCCAGAACGCCTATGAGCTGAATTATCAGCCCATGCCAACCACCACGGTGGCTCTGCTCGATGTTGGCGCCAGTGTGACGAGTATCAATGTGGTTCGAGGCAATTCATCCTTGTTTACCCGAGATGTTTCAGCCGGGGGCAATCAATATACTGATTTGCTGCAAAAAGAGCTGAATTTAACCTTTGAACAGGCTGAAGCCCTTAAGCGTGGAATCCCGACTGATAACGGTGTCCAGCCAGAGGACGCCCAGCCGTTAATTGAATCAGTGACCGATATTCTGGCCATGGAAGTCCAAAAAACGCTTGATTTCTGGAAAGCCACCAGCCAAATGGGTGATTCGGTTCAAATCGACCGCATTTTGATTTCTGGCGGCAGTTCCAAAATCCGAGGGTTAACCGCCTATTTCTCGGAACGGTTTGGGATTCCGGTTGAACGATTTAACGCTTTTAACAGCATCAAGGTCAACAATAAGAAATTTGATGAGGAATACATCAAGGAGTTGGCACCGAATATGGCTATTGCCGTTGGGCTGGCTTGTCGGTGTGCTGATCTGTAG